From the genome of Danio aesculapii chromosome 16, fDanAes4.1, whole genome shotgun sequence, one region includes:
- the cep85 gene encoding centrosomal protein of 85 kDa isoform X1, translated as MTTSQKFQSSKLTGHSDMEWATPAVSEKFQSRFGWRPSKVDSGDMGLGTFDHTEDICSSRSSPCFQPIRSQIPIPTAHVMPSTAGALASKLKPRSSEEGRTSSSSSSSKSSLSKSASSPNLDAQHDGNLDSTAVKPDCLSRYRSLVNGLDHSLFPSGDQTRLDEPQKFDVPTMEPTLNQSALLGGLYPDVCQQLQMTAPADNAGLHDPTYKVLPESRTCPVDPYSQRNIYSGSGTSARMFSIPQGLQTQALLRDQACTYDQLLQERCGELASWQQQKQKLESLRLQVEQMQLMTGGSGQYLPLYPSAAHTENSKWNAVIKANENLLKDKELTIERQKQQMSQLEQRLRESELQVHSALMGRGAPYTDVCLLRLQEAQRENAFLRAQFAERNNCFTKEKLEADRRLGAVETEMQRLNEVLKESSEKHAEELKKQEERIRSRDKHINGLKKKCQKEVEQNREKQQRIETLERYLADLPTMEDYQAKHKKLEEVEERAAELQSTVRDLEVQLEAAHTAVHNKETQLEEQRHKERELLTTVTSLQNRVQESLEDGVRLPSLDIEKLREENSALKEEQQRLKKVIEKQLRMMEQLGSQIRTLEEQISQEESISQALRQETADKEQSLLQLRSAMKELSVQNQELMEHNLTLQERLQGEEPSSGCGLLPAGAQLTQRLHGEMAACLCDLRSLCNVLTQRAQGHDPNLSMLLGIASAPPPVAEQWDDWVSPEGLQKKLNEAQQLRRDVEELRTTVSDRYAQDMGENCITQ; from the exons ATGACTACTTCACAGAAATTCCAGAGCTCCAAGCTCACAG GACACTCTGACATGGAATGGGCGACCCCAGCTGTCTCTGAGAAGTTCCAGAGCCGCTTTGGATGGCGGCCCAGCAAAGTGGACAGTGGGGACATGGGACTGGGTACCTTTGACCACACTGAAG ATATCTGCAGCAGTAGAAGCAGTCCATGCTTTCAGCCCATTCGCTCTCAGATCCCCATCCCAACCGCCCATGTCATGCCCTCCACAGCCGGAGCTCTGGCTTCCAAACTCAAGCCACGTTCTTCTGAAGAGGGCCGGACGTCCTCTAGCTCGTCCAGCTCGAAATCATCACTCTCCAAATCGGCCTCATCCCCCAACCTGGATGCTCAGCACGATGGAAATTTGGACTCTACCGCGGTCAAGCCTGATTGCCTGAGCCGATACCGTAGTCTAGTAAATGGCCTGGACCACTCGCTCTTCCCCTCGGGAGATCAGACACGACTGGATGAACCTCAGAAGTTTGATGTTCCTACCATGGAGCCAACGCTTAATCAGTCAGCACTGCTCGGAGGTCTTTATCCTGATGTATGCCAGCAGCTGCAGATGACCGCCCCTGCGGACAATGCTGGCTTGCATGATCCGACCTATAAAGTTCTACCAGAGTCCAGGACATGTCCTGTAGATCCTTACAGCCAAAGGAACATATATTCAGGCTCTGGCACCTCTGCCAGGATGTTCTCCATACCTCAGGGCCTGCAGACTCAGGCTCTCCTGAGGGACCAGGCCTGCACTTATGATCAGCTACTGCAGGAACGCTGTGGTGAACTGGCCAGCTGGCAGCAGCAGAAGCAGAAACTGGAGAGTCTGCGGCTACAGGTGGAACAAATGCAG TTAATGACTGGAGGAAGTGGACAGTACTTGCCACTATATCCTTCAGCTGCTCACACAGAGAACAGCAAGTGGAACGCAGTCATTAAAGCCAACGAGAACTTGCTGAAAGATAAAGAGCTCACTATTGAAAG ACAGAAGCAGCAGATGTCTCAGCTAGAGCAGCGTCTCAGAGAGAGTGAGCTGCAGGTGCACAGCGCCCTAATGGGACGGGGAGCTCCTTACACCGATGTGTGTCTGTTGAGACTACAG GAAGCGCAACGGGAAAATGCCTTCTTGCGAGCCCAGTTTGCCGAGCGCAACAACTGCTTTACCAAGGAGAAGCTAGAAGCAGACCGGAGACTGGGAGCGGTGGAAACAGAAATGCAACGTCTGAATGAAGtcttgaaggaaagtagtgaaaAACATGCAGAGGAGCTTAAGAAGCAAGAGGAGAGG ATCCGCAGTCGGGACAAGCACATCAACGGCTTGAAGAAGAAATGCCAAAAGGAGGTTGAGCAGAACCGAGAAAAACAGCAACGGATTGAGACGCTTGAACGATATCTGGCTGACCTCCCCACCATGGAGGACTATCAGGCCAAGCACAAGAAG CTGGAGGAGGTGGAGGAGAGGGCCGCTGAGTTGCAGTCCACCGTCAGAGATCTGGAGGTCCAGCTGGAAGCGGCTCACACTGCTGTACACAACAAAGAGACACAGCTGGAGGAACAGAGACACAAAGAGAGAGAACTGCTTACAACAGTGACCAG TCTTCAGAACAGAGTGCAGGAGAGTCTTGAGGATGGAGTGAGGTTGCCCTCTCTTGACATAGAGAAGCTTCGAGAAGAAAACTCTGCATTGAAAGAGGAACAGCAGCGACTCAAAAAG GTCATCGAAAAGCAACTCAGGATGATGGAGCAGCTTGGCTCACAGATCAGG ACTCTGGAGGAGCAGATCTCTCAGGAGGAGAGTATCAGTCAGGCTCTGCGACAGGAGACGGCAGACAAAGAGCAGAGTCTCCTGCAGTTACGCAGCGCTATGAAGGAG CTCTCAGTGCAGAACCAGGAGCTGATGGAGCATAATCTGACTCTGCAGGAGCGTCTTCAGGGCGAGGAGCCGTCCAGTGGCTGTGGTTTGCTGCCCGCCGGAGCTCAACTCACCCAGAGGCTGCATGGAGAGATGGCTGCCTGTCTGTGTGACCTGCGCTCCCTCTGCAACGTCCTCACGCAGAGGGCTCAGGGCCACGACCCAAACCTCTCCATGCTGCTCGGCATTGCGT CAGCTCCTCCTCCAGTAGCAGAGCAGTGGGACGACTGGGTCAGTCCTGAAGGCCTGCAGAAGAAGCTGAATGAAGCCCAACAGCTCCGTCGAGACGTGGAGGAACTGAGAACCACCGTCTCCGACCGATACGCTCAGGATATGGGAGAAAACTGCATCACTCAATGA
- the cep85 gene encoding centrosomal protein of 85 kDa isoform X2: MTTSQKFQSSKLTGHSDMEWATPAVSEKFQSRFGWRPSKVDSGDMGLGTFDHTEDICSSRSSPCFQPIRSQIPIPTAHVMPSTAGALASKLKPRSSEEGRTSSSSSSSKSSLSKSASSPNLDAQHDGNLDSTAVKPDCLSRYRSLVNGLDHSLFPSGDQTRLDEPQKFDVPTMEPTLNQSALLGGLYPDVCQQLQMTAPADNAGLHDPTYKVLPESRTCPVDPYSQRNIYSGSGTSARMFSIPQGLQTQALLRDQACTYDQLLQERCGELASWQQQKQKLESLRLQVEQMQLMTGGSGQYLPLYPSAAHTENSKWNAVIKANENLLKDKELTIERQKQQMSQLEQRLRESELQVHSALMGRGAPYTDVCLLRLQEAQRENAFLRAQFAERNNCFTKEKLEADRRLGAVETEMQRLNEVLKESSEKHAEELKKQEERIRSRDKHINGLKKKCQKEVEQNREKQQRIETLERYLADLPTMEDYQAKHKKLEEVEERAAELQSTVRDLEVQLEAAHTAVHNKETQLEEQRHKERELLTTVTSLQNRVQESLEDGVRLPSLDIEKLREENSALKEEQQRLKKVIEKQLRMMEQLGSQIRTLEEQISQEESISQALRQETADKEQSLLQLRSAMKELSVQNQELMEHNLTLQERLQGEEPSSGCGLLPAGAQLTQRLHGEMAACLCDLRSLCNVLTQRAQGHDPNLSMLLGIASPPPVAEQWDDWVSPEGLQKKLNEAQQLRRDVEELRTTVSDRYAQDMGENCITQ; this comes from the exons ATGACTACTTCACAGAAATTCCAGAGCTCCAAGCTCACAG GACACTCTGACATGGAATGGGCGACCCCAGCTGTCTCTGAGAAGTTCCAGAGCCGCTTTGGATGGCGGCCCAGCAAAGTGGACAGTGGGGACATGGGACTGGGTACCTTTGACCACACTGAAG ATATCTGCAGCAGTAGAAGCAGTCCATGCTTTCAGCCCATTCGCTCTCAGATCCCCATCCCAACCGCCCATGTCATGCCCTCCACAGCCGGAGCTCTGGCTTCCAAACTCAAGCCACGTTCTTCTGAAGAGGGCCGGACGTCCTCTAGCTCGTCCAGCTCGAAATCATCACTCTCCAAATCGGCCTCATCCCCCAACCTGGATGCTCAGCACGATGGAAATTTGGACTCTACCGCGGTCAAGCCTGATTGCCTGAGCCGATACCGTAGTCTAGTAAATGGCCTGGACCACTCGCTCTTCCCCTCGGGAGATCAGACACGACTGGATGAACCTCAGAAGTTTGATGTTCCTACCATGGAGCCAACGCTTAATCAGTCAGCACTGCTCGGAGGTCTTTATCCTGATGTATGCCAGCAGCTGCAGATGACCGCCCCTGCGGACAATGCTGGCTTGCATGATCCGACCTATAAAGTTCTACCAGAGTCCAGGACATGTCCTGTAGATCCTTACAGCCAAAGGAACATATATTCAGGCTCTGGCACCTCTGCCAGGATGTTCTCCATACCTCAGGGCCTGCAGACTCAGGCTCTCCTGAGGGACCAGGCCTGCACTTATGATCAGCTACTGCAGGAACGCTGTGGTGAACTGGCCAGCTGGCAGCAGCAGAAGCAGAAACTGGAGAGTCTGCGGCTACAGGTGGAACAAATGCAG TTAATGACTGGAGGAAGTGGACAGTACTTGCCACTATATCCTTCAGCTGCTCACACAGAGAACAGCAAGTGGAACGCAGTCATTAAAGCCAACGAGAACTTGCTGAAAGATAAAGAGCTCACTATTGAAAG ACAGAAGCAGCAGATGTCTCAGCTAGAGCAGCGTCTCAGAGAGAGTGAGCTGCAGGTGCACAGCGCCCTAATGGGACGGGGAGCTCCTTACACCGATGTGTGTCTGTTGAGACTACAG GAAGCGCAACGGGAAAATGCCTTCTTGCGAGCCCAGTTTGCCGAGCGCAACAACTGCTTTACCAAGGAGAAGCTAGAAGCAGACCGGAGACTGGGAGCGGTGGAAACAGAAATGCAACGTCTGAATGAAGtcttgaaggaaagtagtgaaaAACATGCAGAGGAGCTTAAGAAGCAAGAGGAGAGG ATCCGCAGTCGGGACAAGCACATCAACGGCTTGAAGAAGAAATGCCAAAAGGAGGTTGAGCAGAACCGAGAAAAACAGCAACGGATTGAGACGCTTGAACGATATCTGGCTGACCTCCCCACCATGGAGGACTATCAGGCCAAGCACAAGAAG CTGGAGGAGGTGGAGGAGAGGGCCGCTGAGTTGCAGTCCACCGTCAGAGATCTGGAGGTCCAGCTGGAAGCGGCTCACACTGCTGTACACAACAAAGAGACACAGCTGGAGGAACAGAGACACAAAGAGAGAGAACTGCTTACAACAGTGACCAG TCTTCAGAACAGAGTGCAGGAGAGTCTTGAGGATGGAGTGAGGTTGCCCTCTCTTGACATAGAGAAGCTTCGAGAAGAAAACTCTGCATTGAAAGAGGAACAGCAGCGACTCAAAAAG GTCATCGAAAAGCAACTCAGGATGATGGAGCAGCTTGGCTCACAGATCAGG ACTCTGGAGGAGCAGATCTCTCAGGAGGAGAGTATCAGTCAGGCTCTGCGACAGGAGACGGCAGACAAAGAGCAGAGTCTCCTGCAGTTACGCAGCGCTATGAAGGAG CTCTCAGTGCAGAACCAGGAGCTGATGGAGCATAATCTGACTCTGCAGGAGCGTCTTCAGGGCGAGGAGCCGTCCAGTGGCTGTGGTTTGCTGCCCGCCGGAGCTCAACTCACCCAGAGGCTGCATGGAGAGATGGCTGCCTGTCTGTGTGACCTGCGCTCCCTCTGCAACGTCCTCACGCAGAGGGCTCAGGGCCACGACCCAAACCTCTCCATGCTGCTCGGCATTGCGT CTCCTCCTCCAGTAGCAGAGCAGTGGGACGACTGGGTCAGTCCTGAAGGCCTGCAGAAGAAGCTGAATGAAGCCCAACAGCTCCGTCGAGACGTGGAGGAACTGAGAACCACCGTCTCCGACCGATACGCTCAGGATATGGGAGAAAACTGCATCACTCAATGA